The following are encoded in a window of Cupriavidus oxalaticus genomic DNA:
- the dapB gene encoding 4-hydroxy-tetrahydrodipicolinate reductase: MNIAIAGASGRMGRMLIEQVLNTEGVKLSGALDLPGSPALGQDAGLFLGRNTGVAITADLEAGLAAADCLIDFTRPEGTLAHLAVAKKLGVKMVVGTTGFDDAGKAALAEAAKSIGIVFAANFSVGVNATFKLLEVAARLLSTGYDIEVIEAHHRFKVDAPSGTALKMGEVIADALGRDLKTCAVYAREGHTGERDPNSIGFATIRGGDIVGDHTVMFAGIGERIEISHKSSSRQSYADGAVRSARFLADKPNGLFDMQDVLGLK, from the coding sequence ATGAACATCGCCATCGCAGGCGCATCCGGCCGCATGGGCCGCATGCTGATCGAACAAGTGCTGAACACCGAGGGCGTGAAGCTGTCGGGCGCGCTCGACCTGCCGGGCTCGCCGGCACTGGGCCAGGACGCGGGCCTGTTCCTGGGCCGCAACACCGGCGTGGCGATCACGGCGGACCTGGAAGCCGGCCTGGCCGCTGCGGATTGCCTGATCGACTTCACCCGTCCGGAAGGCACGCTGGCGCACCTGGCCGTGGCGAAGAAGCTGGGCGTCAAGATGGTGGTCGGCACTACCGGCTTCGACGACGCCGGCAAGGCCGCGCTGGCCGAGGCCGCCAAGTCCATCGGCATCGTCTTTGCCGCCAACTTCAGCGTCGGTGTCAATGCCACTTTCAAGCTGCTGGAAGTGGCGGCCAGGCTGCTGTCGACCGGCTACGACATCGAGGTGATCGAGGCGCACCACCGCTTCAAGGTCGACGCCCCGTCGGGCACCGCGCTGAAGATGGGTGAGGTGATTGCCGATGCGCTCGGCCGCGACCTGAAGACCTGCGCCGTCTACGCCCGCGAAGGCCATACCGGCGAGCGCGATCCCAATTCGATCGGCTTTGCCACCATCCGTGGCGGCGACATCGTCGGCGACCACACCGTGATGTTTGCCGGCATCGGCGAGCGCATCGAGATCAGCCACAAGTCGTCCAGCCGCCAGTCGTATGCCGACGGTGCCGTGCGTTCGGCCCGTTTCCTGGCCGACAAGCCCAACGGCCTGTTCGACATGCAGGACGTGCTGGGCCTGAAGTAA
- a CDS encoding outer membrane protein assembly factor BamE — MRYTRSSAMRPTLVVSLLAAALLAGACSAYDSTSRKVANAITPYRINIVQGNFVSREAASQLREGMTREQVKFLLGTPLLTDVFHANRWDYVFSFRRGNTAVVQQRRYTVFFEGDSLVKFGGDELPSEYELIAEIDGMKKALKDQTPGKVSTSSTAAAQTAPQTTVENFVPRQATEAAAAPAAPAAEAPPATAPAQATAPADASKSN; from the coding sequence ATGCGTTATACCCGTTCGTCCGCCATGCGCCCGACGCTGGTTGTCTCCCTGCTGGCCGCTGCCCTGCTGGCCGGCGCCTGCTCGGCCTACGATTCCACCTCGCGCAAGGTAGCCAACGCCATCACGCCGTACCGGATCAATATCGTGCAGGGCAACTTCGTGTCCCGCGAGGCCGCTTCGCAACTGCGCGAAGGCATGACGCGCGAGCAGGTCAAGTTCCTGCTCGGCACGCCGCTGCTGACCGATGTGTTCCACGCCAACCGCTGGGACTACGTGTTTTCGTTCCGCCGCGGCAATACCGCCGTGGTGCAGCAGCGCCGCTACACGGTCTTCTTCGAGGGCGACAGCCTGGTCAAGTTCGGCGGTGACGAGCTGCCGTCCGAGTACGAGCTGATCGCCGAGATCGACGGCATGAAAAAGGCGCTGAAGGACCAGACTCCGGGCAAGGTTTCCACCAGCAGCACGGCTGCCGCCCAGACCGCGCCGCAGACTACCGTGGAAAACTTCGTGCCACGGCAGGCGACCGAGGCGGCTGCCGCGCCCGCTGCCCCGGCGGCGGAGGCGCCGCCGGCCACCGCGCCCGCCCAGGCCACCGCGCCCGCCGACGCGTCCAAATCCAACTGA
- the fur gene encoding ferric iron uptake transcriptional regulator produces the protein MPSPADLKNIGLKATVPRLKILEIFQTSEQRHLSAEDVYRILLNEHMDIGLATVYRVLTQFEQAGLLSRNNFESGKAIFELNEGKHHDHLVCLDCGRVEEFFDSEIEHRQQSIARERGFTLQEHALSLYGNCTKTDCPHRAKR, from the coding sequence ATGCCGAGTCCGGCGGACCTCAAGAATATCGGCCTGAAGGCAACCGTGCCCAGGCTGAAAATTCTTGAAATTTTTCAGACCAGCGAACAGCGGCACCTGAGCGCGGAAGACGTTTACCGCATCCTGCTGAACGAGCATATGGATATCGGCCTCGCCACCGTCTACCGTGTGCTGACACAGTTCGAGCAGGCAGGCCTGCTGTCGCGCAACAACTTTGAATCCGGCAAGGCCATTTTCGAACTGAACGAAGGCAAGCACCACGACCACCTGGTGTGCCTCGATTGCGGCCGCGTCGAAGAATTCTTCGATTCCGAAATCGAGCATCGCCAGCAAAGCATTGCGCGCGAGCGCGGCTTTACCCTGCAGGAACACGCACTGTCGCTGTACGGCAACTGCACGAAAACCGACTGTCCCCACAGAGCCAAACGATAA